In Lachnospiraceae bacterium, the DNA window CTATAAGTGTATCAAAGCAGGATTTTCCTCCATTATGTTTGACGGTTCCCATTATCCGATCGAAGAGAATATTGACAAGACCAAGGAACTGGTAAAGATCGCACATGCTATGGGTCTGTCCTTAGAGGCTGAGGTTGGCTCCATCGGCGGCGAAGAAGATGGCGTAGTAGGTATGGGTGAATGCGCAGATCCTAATGAGTGCAAGGCTATTGCAGATCTGGGTATTGACTTCCTGGCAGCAGGTATCGGCAACATCCATGGAAAATATCCGGCTAACTGGCAGGGATTAAACTTTGAAGTTCTGGAAAATGTTAAGAAGGCAGTTGGCGATATGCCATTAGTTCTTCACGGCGGTACCGGAATCCCGGCTGACATGATCAAGAAAGCCATCAGCCTTGGCGTTGCTAAGATCAATGTAAATACTGAATGCCAGCTGTCCTTTGCAGCAGCAACCAGAAAGTATGTTGAAGAAGGAAAAGACTTACAGGGCAAGGGCTTCGACCCAAGAAAGCTGTTAGCACCAGGCGCAGAAGCTATCAAGGCTACTGTAAAAGAAAAAATGGAACTGTTTGGCTCCGTTGGCAAAGCCTGAAAATAAAGCAGATATCACAAAATAAGTTAGTACAATACAAAATCTTTTTTTAAAAAACCACTTGCAATTTTAAAAGAAATGGTTTATTTTAAGAAAGAACGAAGGCGTTCTCTATATTAGGAGAGCGCCTTTTTTACTACCTGATACTTTAAACTTAAAAAAATTAGGTTTTCAGGTAAAGATAGTAAGGGATGTACTGCAAATAGCTGAAGAAAAGCATCTCGAATGAGGATTTATGGAAATCATAAAAAATGATGCAAGAGAGGATGGAGAATCTATGAGCGAAGTAGTAAGTGTTTCAGAGATGTTTGGCAAGGACGTATTTAATGACGCAGTCATGAAAGACCGCCTGCCAAAGAGTGTGTACAAAAAACTGAAAAAGACCATTGAAGATGGCGCTGAGTTGGATCCAAGTATTGCAGACGTTGTGGCACATGCCATGAAGGATTGGGCCATTGAACATGGCGCAACCCATTTTACCCACTGGTTCCAGCCGCTGACCGGAGTAACTGCTGAGAAACATGACTCCTTTATTTCAGCACCGGTAGACGGAAAAGTGATCATGGAATTCTCCGGAAAAGAACTGATCAAGGGCGAGCCTGATGCATCTTCCTTCCCATCCGGCGGTTTAAGAGCAACTTTCGAGGCAAGAGGTTATACAGTATGGGATTGTACTTCCCCAGCCTTCTTAAAAGAAGATGCTATTGGTGTTACCCTTTGCATTCCTACTTCCTTCTGCTCCTATAAGGGCGAGGCACTGGATAAGAAGACACCTCTTCTTCGTTCTATGCAGGCAGTAAACGAGCAGGCACTGCGTATCCTCCGTCTTTTCGGAAATACCACTGCAAAGCGAGTAGTTCCTTCTGTAGGACCTGAGCAGGAGTATTTCATTGTAGACCGTGCAAAATATTTACAGCGTAAAGACCTGATCTATACCGGACGTACTCTTTTCGGGGCAATGCCTCCAAAGGGACAGGAAATGGATGACCACTACTTTGGTGTTATCCGTGAGCGTATCGGTTCCTACATGAACGACTTAAATAAGGAGCTTTGGAAATTAGGTGTTCCTGCAAAAACACAGCATAACGAAGTAGCTCCTGCACAGCATGAGCTGGCACCGATCTATGAAGGTGTAAACCAGGCTGTAGACCATAACCAGATCGTTATGGAGACTATGAAGAAAGTGGCAGAACGCCACGGACTTGCATGCCTCCTTCATGAAAAGCCATTTGCAGGTGTCAATGGTTCCGGTAAGCATAACAACTGGTCCCTGACAGCAGATGACGGTACTAACCTGATGAACCCGGGAGATACACCTCATGAGAACATCCAGTTCCTGTTAGTTCTGGCATGCATCATCAAGGCAGTAGATATCCACGCAGACCTGTTAAGAGAATCTGCTTCCAACGTAGGAAATGATCACAGACTGGGAGCAAACGAGGCACCGCCAGCGATCATTTCTATCTTCTTAGGCGAGCAGCTGGAAGATGTCATCGATCAGCTTTGTGATACTGGTGAGGCAACTCACTCCAAGCAGGGCGGAACTTTAAAAACAGGTGTTGATATCCTTCCTGACTTTGATAAAGACGCAACCGATAGAAACAGAACCTCTCCATTTGCATTTACAGGAAACAAGTTCGAGTTCCGTATGGTAGGTTCTTCCGACTCTATTGCATCTGCAAATACAGTATTAAATACCATTATCGCTGAAGCCTTCAAGGAAGCAGCTGACAAGCTGGAGAAGGCAGATAACTTTGATATGGCTGTACATGACCTGATCAAGGAAACCCTGGCAGCTCACAAGAGAGTTGTATTCAATGGAAATGGTTATTCCGATGAGTGGGTAGCAGAAGCTGAGAGAAGAGGACTTCCAAACATCAAGTCTATGGTAGATGCTATTCCGGCACTGATCACAGACAAGGCTGTAAAGCTGTTTGAAGAATTCGGCGTATTCACAAAGACCGAGCTGGAGTCCAGAGTAGAAGTTGAGTATGAAGGCTATGCAAAGGCTATCAACATCGAAGCAAAGACTATGATCGATATGGCTGGAAAGCAGATCATCCCGGCTGTTATCAAATACACAACCGCTCTTGCAGCTTCCATCTCCGCAGTAAAGAGTGCTTGCCCTGAAGCAGATGTAAGCACCCAGACAGAGCTTCTGTTAGAGACCTCTGATCTTCTGGCAGAAACAAAACTGGCTCTTGCAAAACTGACTGAAATTACTGAAAAGAGCGCAGCAATGGATGGCGGCAAAAACCAGGCAGTTGCTTACCATGAGGAAGTAGTTCCTGCAATGGCAGCATTAAGAACTCCGGTAGATAAACTGGAAATGCTGGTAGACAAAGAATTATGGCCAATGCCAAGCTACGGCGACCTGATATTTGAAGTTTAAATACATATGATGATGTTGGGGTCAAAAGGTATTTTGACCCCTCTGATACCGAATTGCTACGTGCTTTGCACTCTCGCAATTCTAAAAACATTCGTAATCCGCTCATTTTTCTTCAAAAAATGGCTTCTTACTCATGTTTTTGGCGGGTCCCAAGTTCAAAAATCCTCCTGCAAGCAAGCTTGCATCGGATTTCTGACCTTTTGACCCTGGTATTATACATATCAGAATCATAATAAAATGCCCTTCTGGTGATATATAGCGTATCACTAAAGGGCATTTTATTTATGCCATTGTTTACCTTGCATTTTAAACTCCCTGTGCTATAATGTTCACATGTATTAAAAAACGATTGAAAATGAACATGCAAACAGGAAAAGGAGTCAGAATTTATGGACCGACAGGCATTGGTATGCAGAAATATACTGGAAAAACCGGACATCACACAGCGGGAAATGGCGAAAAACATGGATATTTCCCTGGGAACAGTCAATGGACTGGTAAAGGAATGTCTGGCAGAGGGATATATTGCAGAGGAAGAAAATGGGAAAGAAAAACATCTTATTCTTCTGGAAAAGGGAAAAGAGCTTTTAAAGCCCTATAAAGTAGACGGAGCACTGATCATTGCAGCCGGTTTTGGATCCCGCTTTGTGCCACTTACTTTCGAAACCCCAAAGGGTCTTCTGGAAGTTTTTGGTGAGCGCATGATCGAACGTCAGATCAAACAGCTCCATGAAGTGGGAATCTACGACATTACCATTGCAGTAGGCTATTTAAAAGAAAAATTTGAATATCTTATTGATAAATTTGATGTGAGACTGTTATACAATCCGGAGTATTCCTGTAAAAATACTCTGGCTACGGTATACAGGGCCAGAAAGTTTTTAAAGGGCCGGAATGTATACATTCTTTCATCTGATAACTGGATGCGGGAAAATATGTACCATTCCTATGAATGCGGCGCCTGGTACAGCGCAGCCCACGAAGAAGGGGAGACAAAGGAATGGTGCTTTACCTTCAATAAAAAAGGACATATCAGCGATGTGAATGTAGGTGGAAAAGATGTATGGTTTATGTATGGTCCCGTGTATCTTTCCAGAGAGTTCTCAGCCAGGTTCCTTCCTGTTTTAGAGGCTTATTACCAGATCCCGGGAACCGAGCAGTTCTACTGGGAACAGCCTTATGTAGATATGTTAAAGGGAGAAGCAAAACACCGTCTGGAAAAAGAGGACAAAGAGCTGTTAAAACAGACAGAAGAAGCCTGTGGTGTTCCTGCATCTAAATGGGGTCAGATCGAAATGGACATCAACCGTCAGCCGGATGACCAGGTATATGAATTTGAAAACCTGGAAGAGCTGCGCCTGTTTGATACCCATTACCAGAACCACTCTGATAATGAAGCAATGGAGCTGGTGGCAGAAGTGTTCCACGTTCAGGAATCCCAGATCACAGACATTAAATGCTTAAAATCCGGAATGACCAACAAATCATTCCTGTTCCGCACTGGAGATCATCACTGTATCTGCCGTATTCCGGGACCGGGCACAGAACTTCTTATTAACAGAGAGCAGGAAAAAGAAGTTTACGATGCCATCCGTCCTTTAGGTATCACAGAACATGTGCTGTATCTGAATCCGAAGACTGGTTATAAGATCTCTGAATACTATGAAAATACCCGCAATGCCAGCGCCGATAACTGGGATGATATGAAGCTTTGTATGGATATGGTGCGAAAGCTCCATGAAGCAGGCTTAAAAGTAGGCCACAGCTTTGATATCAGAGAACGGATCAGCTCTTACGAGAAGCTTTGTCTGGAACATGGCGGTATTCCTTTTGAGGATTACAGCCAGGTCCGTGAATGGGTAAACCGGCTGCTGGATGCGCTGGATAAAATGCAACTTCCACAATGTTTGTGCCATATTGACGCAAATGTGGATAACTTCCTGATCTTCCCGGATCACAGTGCAAAACTTCTTGACTGGGAATATGCAGGCATGTGCGATCCGTTAATGGATGTTTCCATGTGCGCTATCTATTCTTATTATGAAGAAGAACAGACCGAAAAATTGCTGGAACTGTACTTACAGCGAAGACCGGATGACAGAGAGCGGTTCATTACCTATGCAGATGCGGCTTTGGGCGGTTTCCTCTGGTGCTTATGGGCTGTATACAAGGCAAGTCTGGGAGAAGAATTTGGAGAGTATACCATTATCATGTACCGGTATGCAAAACGATATTATAAGAAACTGATGAAGGAACTGCCGCAGTTCTTTTAGAGATCCCAACTGCCAGGTTTCAGAAAATTGTAATAAAAATGTTAATCATGGAAAGTTCATTTGTGATATACTTGATTAAGAACAAAAAAACTGACCGAACAGTGAAAACAGATCAGTAGAAAGCAGACCAACAAAAGCAGAACAGTGAAAAGCGGATCAGTGAAAAATATAGAAAAGAAAAAGAGATCACGATACACAAATAACAGGAGGAGAGACATGGGACGTAAAAAATATTTTGCAGCCCTTGCAGCAGCCGGTATGATCGGTGCTATGGCAGTGGGATCAGTGTTCAATTCATACGCCGCAGATGGCTGGACCAAGTCAAATGACCACTGGACCTACATTTATCAGGGCAAGACATATACAGGCTGGCTGGAAACCAGCGAGGGAAAATATTATATGGACCTTTCCGATGGACATATGACTACCGGATTTAAACAGATTGACGGAAAATGGTATTTCTTCCGTCCAAACGGCGTAATGGCACAGAACCGTTGGGCAAATCCGGAATATGGCAAATGGTATTACTTTTTAGATGACGGCACCATGGTTACTGGCTGGTTAAAAATCGGAAACGATTATTATTTTATGCGTGGTGATGGCTCTATGGGAACCGGCTGGCGCCAGATGGAAGGCTCCTGGTACTATTTCCAGAGCAACGGTAAGTGCGTGGTAAATTCCTGGGCACAGATCAAAAATAACTGGTATCTGTTCGGAACAGATGGAAAGATGATGACCGGCTGGGCAAAAGTCGACACAGATTACTATTATCTGAATACAGATGGCCGTATGCTTACTGGCTGGCTTACTGACAGCGAAAGCAGCAAATACTATATGGATCAGAGCAATGGAAAGATGAGCGTAGGCTGGAAACAGATCGATAATGCATGGTATTACTTTAATACCAATGGACATATGATGACCGGCTGGATCCAGGTAGATAATAAGATCTATTACATGAACCCGTCTAATGGCGGAAAGATGACTGCAGGAACTTCTTTGGAGATCAGCGGAACTACCTATAACTTTGATGCAAGCGGTGCATGCCAGAATGCAAGCGGCGTATCTGCACAGACACCGGCAAGCAGTACCTCCAGTTCCGGCGGTGTAACAGGTGAAAATGGCGGACCTGGCGTAAAGAAAAATTCTGCTTCCAGTAATGG includes these proteins:
- a CDS encoding cell wall-binding protein, translated to MGRKKYFAALAAAGMIGAMAVGSVFNSYAADGWTKSNDHWTYIYQGKTYTGWLETSEGKYYMDLSDGHMTTGFKQIDGKWYFFRPNGVMAQNRWANPEYGKWYYFLDDGTMVTGWLKIGNDYYFMRGDGSMGTGWRQMEGSWYYFQSNGKCVVNSWAQIKNNWYLFGTDGKMMTGWAKVDTDYYYLNTDGRMLTGWLTDSESSKYYMDQSNGKMSVGWKQIDNAWYYFNTNGHMMTGWIQVDNKIYYMNPSNGGKMTAGTSLEISGTTYNFDASGACQNASGVSAQTPASSTSSSGGVTGENGGPGVKKNSASSNGPSGSNPANPSGTTSSSDTLVAGRTDGPG
- a CDS encoding phosphotransferase, which encodes MDRQALVCRNILEKPDITQREMAKNMDISLGTVNGLVKECLAEGYIAEEENGKEKHLILLEKGKELLKPYKVDGALIIAAGFGSRFVPLTFETPKGLLEVFGERMIERQIKQLHEVGIYDITIAVGYLKEKFEYLIDKFDVRLLYNPEYSCKNTLATVYRARKFLKGRNVYILSSDNWMRENMYHSYECGAWYSAAHEEGETKEWCFTFNKKGHISDVNVGGKDVWFMYGPVYLSREFSARFLPVLEAYYQIPGTEQFYWEQPYVDMLKGEAKHRLEKEDKELLKQTEEACGVPASKWGQIEMDINRQPDDQVYEFENLEELRLFDTHYQNHSDNEAMELVAEVFHVQESQITDIKCLKSGMTNKSFLFRTGDHHCICRIPGPGTELLINREQEKEVYDAIRPLGITEHVLYLNPKTGYKISEYYENTRNASADNWDDMKLCMDMVRKLHEAGLKVGHSFDIRERISSYEKLCLEHGGIPFEDYSQVREWVNRLLDALDKMQLPQCLCHIDANVDNFLIFPDHSAKLLDWEYAGMCDPLMDVSMCAIYSYYEEEQTEKLLELYLQRRPDDRERFITYADAALGGFLWCLWAVYKASLGEEFGEYTIIMYRYAKRYYKKLMKELPQFF
- the fba gene encoding class II fructose-1,6-bisphosphate aldolase; amino-acid sequence: MLVSAKEMLEKARAGKYAVGQFNINNLEWTKSILLTAQELNSPVILGVSEGAGKYMTGFKTVAAMVSAMIDELNITVPVALHLDHGTYEGCYKCIKAGFSSIMFDGSHYPIEENIDKTKELVKIAHAMGLSLEAEVGSIGGEEDGVVGMGECADPNECKAIADLGIDFLAAGIGNIHGKYPANWQGLNFEVLENVKKAVGDMPLVLHGGTGIPADMIKKAISLGVAKINVNTECQLSFAAATRKYVEEGKDLQGKGFDPRKLLAPGAEAIKATVKEKMELFGSVGKA
- a CDS encoding glutamine synthetase III, which produces MSEVVSVSEMFGKDVFNDAVMKDRLPKSVYKKLKKTIEDGAELDPSIADVVAHAMKDWAIEHGATHFTHWFQPLTGVTAEKHDSFISAPVDGKVIMEFSGKELIKGEPDASSFPSGGLRATFEARGYTVWDCTSPAFLKEDAIGVTLCIPTSFCSYKGEALDKKTPLLRSMQAVNEQALRILRLFGNTTAKRVVPSVGPEQEYFIVDRAKYLQRKDLIYTGRTLFGAMPPKGQEMDDHYFGVIRERIGSYMNDLNKELWKLGVPAKTQHNEVAPAQHELAPIYEGVNQAVDHNQIVMETMKKVAERHGLACLLHEKPFAGVNGSGKHNNWSLTADDGTNLMNPGDTPHENIQFLLVLACIIKAVDIHADLLRESASNVGNDHRLGANEAPPAIISIFLGEQLEDVIDQLCDTGEATHSKQGGTLKTGVDILPDFDKDATDRNRTSPFAFTGNKFEFRMVGSSDSIASANTVLNTIIAEAFKEAADKLEKADNFDMAVHDLIKETLAAHKRVVFNGNGYSDEWVAEAERRGLPNIKSMVDAIPALITDKAVKLFEEFGVFTKTELESRVEVEYEGYAKAINIEAKTMIDMAGKQIIPAVIKYTTALAASISAVKSACPEADVSTQTELLLETSDLLAETKLALAKLTEITEKSAAMDGGKNQAVAYHEEVVPAMAALRTPVDKLEMLVDKELWPMPSYGDLIFEV